From the Pseudomonas sp. VD-NE ins genome, the window TGTGAGGCCACCTTCGTCGGATCGCCGCCCGGAGCAAGCCTGCTCCCACAGGTTCGTCTGTGGATCAGGGGGTTGTGAACGGCGCAGATCCCTGTGGGAGCGGGCTTGCCCGCGAAGACGTCAGCAGCCACAACACCTCACTCAAGGCTTGTCACAGATCGCTGCTACTGCGGCACCTCCAGATTATCCATCACCCGATTCACAGCCAGTTCGCCGAGCATGATCAGTTGTGCAATCCCCAACAAAGTACGACGCTGCGATGCGGGTATGAGATGAGCGAAGTCATGGGCGATGGTTCTGGCTGAGGCGAGTGTTTCGCTGGCATCGGCCAGCAGCTCTTCGTTTTTAAAGTCGGCGGTCACGGCGTACATCCGGCGGGTTTTGCGTGGCGGTGGGGTGGAGCCGGGTGGACAGAGGTAGTGATCGAGCGCGCGGTCGGCGGCGTCGTTGAGTTTTTTTGAATCGAGGGATTCGTAGGGGGAGGTGGGGTCGGTTTCGGGTGGGTTGGGTGTTGGTTTGATCATGGGTAAAGCTCCTTGAGATGTGGAGCCGTCATCCATCGCTGCTAAACAATAGGGTGGCGGCTGTACGCGGGTTAGCAGACCAGGCTCAAGGATCCCGGCGCACCGAAGTGCCCCACGCAAAGCCGCCATAACGTAATGGCGGAACTCGCGTGCCTTGAAATTTGCCGAGCTGCTAAACCCGATCGCTGATTCGTCAGCGACCGCACCACAATAGAACCCGACCCCAAGGCGCACAAGCCGGCGGATTCTGGCTTGGCTGTAGGCAATGGCGCAAGAATTTGTAGCCTGAAAGGCGTGTCTGAAGGTGTCTTTTAAACGCCTGAGTTTAAAAGGCGATTTGCGCTGACTTCACTGGCCCCTTCGCGAGCAAGCTCGCTCCCACATTTGGAATGCATTTCCCTGTGGGAGCGAGCATGCTCGCGAAAGGGTCATCCCGGTCAGCGGAAAAATCTCGATCAAGCCCCGCTCACTGGTTAAATAAATCCGTCCCCAAATTACTTGCCGCCCCAATTCAACGGGGCGGCGGTTTTTTATGATCGTTCCCACGCTCTGCGTGGGAATGCAGCCCGGGACGCTCTGCGTCCCTTCCAAAGCCGAACGCGGAGCGGCAGGAGCGTGGGAACGATCATCGCGTGTCGCTACTGCGGCACCTCCAGATTATCCATCACTCGATTCACCGCCAGCTTACCGAGCATGATCAATTGCGCGATATCCAATAGCGTCCTGCGCTGTGATGCGGGTACGAGATGAGCGAATCTAGAGTTCTCTCATCAACAGATCAGTCAAGAAGTAATCATTACCGCTACCGGAGGCTACATGGCTCTCGAACTCAAAAGTCATTGTTGTGGACTGGGCTGTGAAACGGGCTGAATAAGCTCCATAGTTATTTTTAGGAGGGGTGAAGCGGTTGACTAATAATCCATAGTTTGACTTAAACGACAATATAGGTTGTTTGTCCCAGTCCCAAATGCCCGCTAGAAAACTAAATTGATATTGTTGTCCAACGATAAGGTTTGAATAAGTTTTGCGCAGTATTATTCCGGCAGAGTTATTTGTAAATGTCTCATTAAATAACGCATATCGCCCGAGAAAATATATGTATCTAAAGTCGCGCTGATCAATAATTGCTGGTCCGTTTAGCCAGCCGTTTCTTTGTGAGTTAGAGAAATTCGTGAAATCAGAAAGGCGCACCCTGACAGTCAGTATTCGATCCTCTGAACTTCCACCTGAACCGTACAAGGCCACGGCTTTAAAAGTATGTGTCGCCACTCGCAGACCTGAAAAAGGTAAAGTCCAGATTCCGGTCGTTAGATCAGCGGTGGGCTGCCCGATAGGAATGGCGTCGTCGAAAACCTCGACCTTCTGGCCCTTGGATGCAATGCCGCTCAGAATCACGGCTGTTTCCAACGTGGAACCGTTATGGGGGATCTCGATGTCGCTTGGCGAACCTTTGACTGAACTTATCGTCGGTTTCACATCCTCCACAGTGACGGTATAAATACGCAAAGGAAAGGCTATCGCCCTCAGCCTGTCACTGGAGCCATCAAGAACGACAGCGCATTCCACTGTCACCTCGCTGCCATCCTTTAGCGTTCTCAACCACTCAATCGGTGCCGGTACCGACAATCCATCCGCCGAATCATTGGGCTCTCCCGACCTGACGTCGGTATTGATCGGGTTGCCATTGTTGTCAAAACCCTTGCATGCGACCCAGACGGGTTGCCCCGGCTCGAACAACGGCCACTTCAGCGCAAGAATCCGGGCGGTTGCGGCCAGTTCGTAAACCTGCAGTGCCGTCCCGGTGTTTCCGTCAATGTCCGGTGTCGGCAACCGCGAATCTCCATCCGCAATCTTCAATACACTAAACGTTGCCACCGGTGATTTCCCAGCCTGTCCCCCATTGCGATTCAAATTCCAGCGAAATTCGTTCACCTTGCCTTGTCGCGCCGCCAGAAACGCCGGGCTCAACACCGTGTTCACCCGTTTATTGCTGTTGAACTCCACCAAAGGAAACTGCGGCGAGCCCGCCGGCGGATTGACCTCGACCAGTCGCGCACGGTCTCCTTTTACGGCGCCAAGATACTCGATGCGCACCGTCACCCCGTTCGGATAGGCCAGTACATCGATCGGATCAACGGCCGGTGCCACCAGAAATGGGGGCAACAACACAATGGTGCTGCCGCCGATCACATCGGCCGTGGTGGTCTTGGAGGTCGCAATAGTGATGCCGCCGCGCACCAGTTCATATTTCGCCCGTACGACGCTGCCGGCGATCACTTTGGCATTGGGCACCGTCAGCTTGTAGGTGAACGGAATGCGCCCGACATCGGCCTCAACGGTGTGCGACACGACCGGGGCGTCTGGCTTGGTGGCGGTGTAGGTCACGCGGATTTTGTCGTTGGGCTGCCATGTCGGCGCGAAGGCGTGTACCAGGACGGTGAGATCCTTGCTGCCGAGTTTGCCCAGATCGATGGTGCTTGGGTCATCGCTCGGATCGTCCGGGTCTTCGGCCAGATCGGGGGCGACCAGTCGGGTTTCCTTCAGGTGCACATCGATCTCGACCGTGCCCGAGTACGGCGAGTCGGTGTCTGGCCCGTTGCCAAGCTGATCGGTGACGGTGTAGGAAAAGACGAACTTCGAATTGCCCCCGGCCTGCTGGAATACATCTTCCCCAACCATCACGCAAATTGTCGTCGGCTCGGCTGAAGGGCTGGCCGGGGCTTCAGCGGCAGTGACGGTTCGCACAACATCCTTGCCGTTGCAGTTCAAACGGATTACGTCGTAGGCGCGGCAGTAAGGGTAGGCAAAGCACACCTGCACGCCTTGTTTGGCGCGCTCGGCATCGATGCCGTCGTCGATCACGTCCTGCGGCAGGATCAGCTGCAGTTCGGAATGGGCGCCATCACCCGGCGTGCGATCCTGATTGCC encodes:
- a CDS encoding DUF6124 family protein, with translation MIKPTPNPPETDPTSPYESLDSKKLNDAADRALDHYLCPPGSTPPPRKTRRMYAVTADFKNEELLADASETLASARTIAHDFAHLIPASQRRTLLGIAQLIMLGELAVNRVMDNLEVPQ